From Flavobacterium sp. 102, a single genomic window includes:
- a CDS encoding HlyD family secretion protein — protein sequence MKKISIIILATIGLISCNKNNDKADGYGNFEATEITISSEANGKIEFLKVEEGDELKSQLQVGLVDTLQLHFAKQQLIASKSTVSSKSANIISQKSVLNEQLKTAKLEKNRIRNMYAENAATKRQVDEIEGKVKVIEEQIKSVGTQNAPILNDLKSIDVQIARINDQIAKSKIINPINGTVLTKYAEPGEITAFGKPLYKVADISEMTLRIYVSETQLSKIKVGQNVSVKIDAEKDMKSYQGNISWIASSAEFTPKIIQTKEERVNLVYAVKVKVKNDGSLKIGMPAEMWFK from the coding sequence ATGAAAAAAATAAGCATTATAATTTTAGCAACGATAGGGTTAATTTCTTGTAACAAAAATAACGACAAAGCTGACGGTTATGGGAATTTTGAAGCAACTGAAATAACTATTTCTTCAGAAGCTAACGGTAAAATAGAGTTTTTAAAAGTCGAAGAAGGAGATGAATTAAAATCTCAATTACAAGTAGGATTAGTTGATACATTACAATTACATTTTGCGAAACAACAATTAATTGCCTCTAAAAGCACCGTGTCGTCAAAATCCGCAAATATAATATCACAAAAAAGCGTCTTAAATGAACAATTAAAAACAGCTAAATTAGAGAAAAACCGAATCCGTAATATGTATGCTGAAAATGCTGCAACTAAACGACAAGTAGATGAAATTGAAGGAAAGGTAAAAGTTATCGAAGAGCAAATAAAAAGTGTCGGAACTCAAAATGCACCTATTTTAAATGACTTAAAATCGATAGATGTACAAATTGCTAGAATCAATGATCAAATAGCAAAAAGTAAAATTATTAATCCTATTAATGGAACTGTTTTAACTAAGTATGCTGAACCAGGCGAAATAACAGCATTTGGAAAACCACTATACAAGGTAGCTGATATTTCTGAAATGACTTTACGAATCTATGTAAGCGAAACACAGTTGTCAAAAATAAAAGTTGGACAAAATGTATCGGTAAAAATTGATGCTGAAAAAGATATGAAATCATATCAAGGAAACATTTCATGGATTGCATCTTCGGCAGAGTTTACTCCTAAAATTATTCAAACAAAAGAAGAACGAGTAAATCTCGTTTATGCCGTAAAGGTAAAAGTAAAAAATGATGGCAGTCTAAAAATCGGAATGCCGGCAGAAATGTGGTTTAAATAA